Proteins from a single region of Thermodesulfobacteriota bacterium:
- a CDS encoding ABC transporter ATP-binding protein yields MIELRDVTKIFNAGRPNEFAAVRSASLTVEARGATALTGPSGSGKTTLLGLIGCMARPTSGRISFRGEVVSGLPERFLTEFRRRTFGFVFQQFHLIRGLSARENVMLPAYPLGEPLRKVRAEADRLLERLGIGAKADAGVEWLSGGEAQRVAIARALINNPPVIIADEPTAHLDTALSLEFIEVMRGIREEGRTLIVASHDPLVYESDLIDRVVRVRDGRVAEAPDRP; encoded by the coding sequence GTGATCGAGCTGCGGGACGTCACCAAGATCTTCAACGCGGGCAGGCCCAACGAGTTCGCCGCCGTGCGGAGCGCCAGCCTCACGGTGGAGGCACGCGGAGCCACCGCGCTCACCGGTCCCAGCGGATCGGGGAAGACGACGCTCCTCGGGCTCATCGGCTGCATGGCGCGGCCGACGTCCGGGCGCATCTCCTTCCGGGGAGAGGTGGTTTCCGGGCTTCCCGAGCGTTTCCTCACGGAGTTTCGCCGCCGCACGTTCGGATTCGTTTTCCAGCAGTTCCACCTGATCCGCGGGCTCTCCGCGCGCGAGAACGTGATGCTGCCCGCATACCCGCTCGGGGAGCCGCTGCGAAAGGTCCGGGCGGAGGCCGACCGGCTGCTCGAGCGGCTGGGGATCGGGGCGAAGGCGGACGCGGGGGTGGAATGGCTGTCCGGGGGGGAGGCGCAGCGCGTGGCGATCGCCCGCGCGCTCATCAACAATCCCCCGGTGATCATCGCCGACGAGCCGACCGCCCACCTGGACACCGCGCTGTCGCTGGAATTCATCGAGGTCATGCGCGGCATCCGGGAGGAAGGGCGCACGCTCATCGTCGCGAGCCACGACCCCCTCGTGTACGAATCGGACCTGATCGACCGCGTCGTCCGCGTGCGGGACGGCCGCGTGGCGGAAGCGCCGGACCGGCCGTGA
- a CDS encoding ABC transporter permease has translation MTSGPRRHLRIFAFTAGALRRRWRRNLVLAVVYAAMIFFTATVVFLSQALERAAKEALRDAPEITVQRLIAGRNAPVSADSAAALSGIVGVREARPRLWAYHDDPAAGGLLLLRVPEDGRLRGHDAAAGADLTRRLGIPAGGTIVLRAPSGEPVALRVAETAVTGSPLGSAALVEVSETAFREITGMPEGTATDLALRVRNRKEVPTVAAKIGLRHPAARPVLRDELVRTYGYVFNRRSGVIVAVLLLPLLAFVLFAWDKASGLDPSERREIGIMKAVGWETSDILLLKSYEAIAVSIASFAAGTGLAAVAASLPHPPAVLQALLGWSTLYPPFRGPAVPDAYQVATLFFLSVFPYLVVTVIPAWRAATTDPDLVMRG, from the coding sequence ATGACTTCCGGGCCGCGCAGGCATCTCCGCATCTTCGCATTCACGGCCGGCGCGCTCCGCCGCCGATGGCGGAGGAATCTCGTCCTCGCCGTGGTGTATGCGGCGATGATCTTCTTCACGGCCACGGTCGTCTTCCTGTCGCAGGCGCTGGAGCGGGCGGCGAAGGAGGCCCTGCGGGACGCACCCGAGATCACGGTGCAGCGGCTGATCGCAGGCAGGAACGCCCCGGTCTCCGCGGACTCCGCGGCGGCCCTCTCGGGGATCGTCGGCGTCCGGGAGGCGCGGCCTCGCCTGTGGGCATACCATGACGATCCGGCCGCGGGCGGGCTGCTGCTTTTGCGGGTCCCGGAGGACGGCCGACTCCGGGGGCACGATGCGGCCGCCGGCGCGGACCTGACCCGGCGCCTCGGGATCCCGGCCGGCGGAACGATAGTTCTCCGCGCCCCCTCGGGAGAACCGGTCGCCCTCCGCGTCGCGGAAACGGCGGTGACGGGATCGCCGCTGGGATCCGCCGCGCTGGTCGAGGTTTCCGAAACCGCTTTCCGCGAAATCACGGGGATGCCCGAAGGGACGGCCACGGACCTGGCGCTGCGCGTCCGCAACCGGAAGGAGGTGCCCACCGTCGCGGCCAAGATCGGCCTTCGCCACCCGGCCGCGCGCCCCGTCCTGCGGGACGAGCTGGTCCGGACGTACGGCTACGTGTTCAACCGGCGCTCGGGCGTGATCGTCGCCGTCCTCCTGCTCCCCCTCCTCGCCTTCGTGCTGTTCGCCTGGGACAAGGCTTCGGGCCTCGACCCATCGGAGCGGCGGGAAATCGGGATCATGAAGGCGGTCGGGTGGGAAACCTCGGACATCCTCCTGCTCAAGTCCTACGAAGCGATCGCGGTCTCGATCGCCTCGTTCGCCGCGGGGACCGGGCTGGCCGCCGTCGCCGCGTCTCTGCCCCACCCGCCGGCCGTGCTCCAGGCGCTGCTCGGCTGGTCCACGCTGTACCCGCCGTTCCGCGGACCGGCCGTCCCGGACGCGTACCAGGTCGCCACCCTCTTCTTCCTGTCGGTGTTCCCGTACCTCGTCGTGACGGTGATCCCGGCATGGAGGGCGGCGACGACGGATCCCGACCTTGTCATGAGGGGCTGA
- a CDS encoding nitrous oxide reductase accessory protein NosL encodes MRRLAAGLAVAALLSAAAWASDGKPVKPKAGDKCPVCGMFVSKYPDFLAESIHRDGSYAVFDGAKDLFKYLRNPGTFAPGRRPSDIVAIYVTDYYSLALIDGKRALYVVGSDVYGPMGREPIPFAAEKEAREFLADHKGKRILRFEEVTADVLKGLD; translated from the coding sequence GTGAGGCGGCTCGCGGCGGGACTGGCCGTCGCGGCGCTCCTGTCCGCGGCGGCCTGGGCATCCGACGGGAAGCCGGTGAAGCCGAAGGCCGGGGACAAGTGCCCCGTCTGCGGAATGTTCGTGTCGAAATACCCCGATTTCCTCGCCGAATCGATCCATCGGGACGGAAGCTACGCCGTATTCGACGGGGCGAAGGACCTGTTCAAGTATCTCCGGAATCCGGGGACGTTCGCGCCGGGCCGCCGTCCTTCGGACATCGTCGCGATCTACGTCACCGACTACTATTCGCTGGCGCTGATCGACGGGAAGCGCGCCCTCTACGTCGTCGGCAGCGACGTCTACGGCCCCATGGGCAGGGAACCGATCCCCTTCGCCGCCGAGAAGGAGGCGAGGGAGTTCCTGGCCGACCACAAGGGGAAGCGCATCCTGCGGTTCGAGGAAGTCACCGCGGATGTCCTGAAGGGGCTGGATTGA
- a CDS encoding nitrous oxide reductase accessory protein NosL: MRRREFLKSAFAGAGLLLAATPGAKAADPSAGNPTDGTPMQFIPKKAADPQAAENDIAKYPKCPYCGMDRRQYHHSRMLVHYSDDLADGTCSLHCAAISLSINVDRGPKAIYVADNGSAADPKPLIEAGNAVFLVGSSLKGVMTARSKVAYGTEAAAKASQAANGGELAEFDKVLLAAYADMAQDVAMIRKRRAERMKMQHQHREHDHK; the protein is encoded by the coding sequence ATGAGAAGACGCGAATTCCTGAAATCGGCCTTTGCCGGAGCCGGACTGCTGCTCGCCGCGACGCCGGGAGCGAAAGCCGCAGACCCGTCCGCCGGCAACCCGACCGACGGAACGCCGATGCAGTTCATCCCCAAGAAGGCCGCGGACCCGCAGGCTGCGGAAAACGACATCGCGAAGTATCCCAAATGCCCCTATTGCGGGATGGACCGGAGGCAGTACCACCATTCCCGTATGCTGGTGCACTACTCGGACGACCTGGCGGACGGCACGTGCTCCCTCCATTGCGCGGCGATCAGCCTGTCGATCAACGTCGACCGGGGTCCGAAGGCGATCTACGTCGCCGACAACGGATCCGCCGCCGATCCCAAGCCGCTGATCGAGGCGGGAAACGCGGTCTTCCTCGTCGGCAGCTCCCTGAAGGGCGTGATGACGGCGCGCAGCAAGGTGGCGTACGGCACCGAAGCGGCGGCGAAGGCGTCGCAGGCGGCCAACGGCGGCGAGCTGGCGGAGTTCGACAAGGTGCTGCTCGCGGCGTATGCCGACATGGCGCAGGACGTCGCCATGATCCGGAAGCGGCGCGCGGAACGGATGAAGATGCAGCACCAACACCGGGAGCACGATCACAAGTGA